The following are encoded in a window of Phaseolus vulgaris cultivar G19833 chromosome 3, P. vulgaris v2.0, whole genome shotgun sequence genomic DNA:
- the LOC137808344 gene encoding uncharacterized protein isoform X1 → MSPAAELRWLCRLLHDYLRPYTEPWASVAISKEKEKEILIASSQVVTKIQLRIREFEFDSRAEVKRAPNEELLCGSNQHSSVDQCLPRIVSEMMVLLTVKSEFVQHVAVNALALTSQFVHTTGNNWAGFINFLCCWLEMPITKMISCSSGSSFGTENSEFDCSDVEFLMQYGIKNFDWSTLAGVVRVLRVICKYLEEDYDDGLVKVYHDSVNSCLLKMPWDLLDKYWSCEFGSKKTSSSINQVHLNMFSVMEPVMNFLGTFLQFLCSLVDRNDLVETDCDSIDKHPLFVTVVNFVPRLAKWCLSKQEDNADTGIINYLNHKLLILMIRLGSLTGLDHRIRFSWIELLHNYFEEFLQLPLTQFHSDQINCLEGSPFLLSLSDGKASLTHSDHLQRQAVYLLLACSFSLISQRGENANHCNCSTLCSCFPTNPYSEHDCFCMRKGFLELYKWIQGHLPTAISINHENYLEICMNFMSSFVKLYLREDDLLFEVLLLLFSISSCLQQQSERKDAVYQDVMKDFPLALSDIFKPVYLFHLFLCEIHYDHQVLLDYLISKDTGISCAKYLLRCLHLICNSWKLFVEFPLFGEILDQSSCKRRKIVGDGVQLLAADGMPTSVDNSGSTMLHIKNYKEDSGSGFKCYNIKPFKKAAECLLSLNNSVYNLHQKKLFPYNPEVLLKRLRRFQEFCCQEKGFHGLNTE, encoded by the exons ATGTCTCCGGCCGCTGAACTTCGGTGGCTCTGCCGCCTTCTCCACGATTATCTACGCCCCTACACA GAACCATGGGCTTCTGTTGCCATTTCCaaagagaaggagaaggagattCTAATCGCTTCTTCTCAG gTCGTGACGAAAATTCAGCTTCGGATTcgtgaatttgaatttgattctCGTGCAGAGGTGAAACGTGCTCCCAACGAAGAGCTATTGTGTGGTTCGAACCAGCATTCGTCCGTCGATCAATGTCTGCCTAGAATCGTCAGCGAGATG ATGGTTTTGTTGACTGTCAAGAGCGAGTTTGTTCAACATGTGGCTGTCAATGCTCTTGCCTTAACTTCACAGTTTGTGCACACAACG GGGAACAATTGGGCGGGGTTCATTAATTTTTTGTGCTGTTGGTTGGAAATGCCGATTACTAAGATGATCTCATGTTCGTCTGGGTCTTCTTTTGGAACTGAAAATAGTGAATTTGATTGTTCTGATGTTGAGTTTCTGATGCAATATGGGATTAAGAATTTTGATTGGTCTACTCTGGCTGGTGTTGTTCGAGTCCTGCGTgttatatgtaaatatttggaGGAGGACTATGACGATGGCCTTGTCAAAGTGTACCATGATTCTGTCAATTCTTGTCTCCTAAAGATGCCGTGGGATTTGTTGGACAAGTACTGGAGTTGTGAGTTTGGTAGCAAGAAAACCAGCTCTTCTATCAATCAAGTGCATCTTAATATGTTCAGTGTTATGGAGCCTGTTATGAATTTTCTTGGGACTTTTCTTCAGTTTCTATGCTCCTTGGTTGACCGGAATGATCTAGTGGAAACTGATTGTGATTCTATTGATAAACATCCACTTTTTGTTACAGTAGTGAATTTTGTACCTAGACTTGCAAAATGGTGTCTCAGCAAGCAAGAAGATAATGCTGATACAGGCATCATTAATTACTTGAATCACAAGCTGCTG ATCCTTATGATCAGACTTGGTTCACTCACAGGTCTAGACCATCGAATCCGTTTTTCTTGGATTGAACTCCTTCATAACTACTTTGAAGAGTTTTTGCAGCTACCCTTAACTCAATTTCACTCTGATCAAATTAATTGTCTGGAAGGCTCTCCATTTTTATTGAGTTTGTCTGATGGAAAAGCATCTCTGACACATTCTGACCACCTACAAAGACAAGCTGTTTACCTCTTACTGGCTTGTTCTTTCAGTTTGATCAGTCAAAGAGGAGAAAATGCAAACCACTGTAATTGTTCAACTTTGTGCTCCTGTTTTCCCACTAACCCATATTCAGAACATGATTGCTTCTGCATGAGAAAGGGATTTCTAGAACTTTACAAGTGGATTCAAGGACATCTTCCTACTGCAATCTCCATTAACCATGAGAACTACTTGGAGATATGTATGAACTTCATGTCATCTTTTGTCAAGCTATATCTTCGTGAG GATGATCTATTGTTTGAAGTGCTTTTGCTATTGTTTAGCATATCATCCTGTCTCCAGCAACA GTCTGAAAGAAAGGATGCTGTTTATCAGGATGTAATGAAAGATTTTCCTTTGGCGCTGTCAGACATTTTTAAGCCTGTGTACCTTTTCCATCTGTTCCTTTGCGAG ATACATTATGATCACCAAGTGCTTCTAGATTATCTCATTTCAAAAGATACTGGAATAAGCTGTGCTAAATATCTTTTAAG ATGCTTGCATTTGATATGCAACTCATGGAAGTTATTTGTGGAATTTCCATTATTTGGAGAAATTTTGGATCAATCATCTTGCAAGAGAAGAAAAATTGTAGGGGATGGTGTGCAGTTGCTAGCAGCAGATGGAATGCCTACGTCAGTTGACAACAGCGGAAGTACCATGTTGCATatcaagaattataaagaagACAGTGGAAGTGGCTTCAAGTGCTACAATATCAAACCATTCAAGAAAGCTGCAGAATGTTTACTATCTTTGAACAATTCTGTTTATAATCTTCATCAAAAGAAGTTGTTTCCTTATAATCCCGAAGTGCTTTTGAAACG TCTAAGAAGATTTCAAGAGTTCTGCTGTCAGGAAAAGGGATTCCACGGACTAAACACTGAGTAA
- the LOC137808344 gene encoding uncharacterized protein isoform X2 — MGFCCHFQREGEGDSNRFFSEVKRAPNEELLCGSNQHSSVDQCLPRIVSEMMVLLTVKSEFVQHVAVNALALTSQFVHTTGNNWAGFINFLCCWLEMPITKMISCSSGSSFGTENSEFDCSDVEFLMQYGIKNFDWSTLAGVVRVLRVICKYLEEDYDDGLVKVYHDSVNSCLLKMPWDLLDKYWSCEFGSKKTSSSINQVHLNMFSVMEPVMNFLGTFLQFLCSLVDRNDLVETDCDSIDKHPLFVTVVNFVPRLAKWCLSKQEDNADTGIINYLNHKLLILMIRLGSLTGLDHRIRFSWIELLHNYFEEFLQLPLTQFHSDQINCLEGSPFLLSLSDGKASLTHSDHLQRQAVYLLLACSFSLISQRGENANHCNCSTLCSCFPTNPYSEHDCFCMRKGFLELYKWIQGHLPTAISINHENYLEICMNFMSSFVKLYLREDDLLFEVLLLLFSISSCLQQQSERKDAVYQDVMKDFPLALSDIFKPVYLFHLFLCEIHYDHQVLLDYLISKDTGISCAKYLLRCLHLICNSWKLFVEFPLFGEILDQSSCKRRKIVGDGVQLLAADGMPTSVDNSGSTMLHIKNYKEDSGSGFKCYNIKPFKKAAECLLSLNNSVYNLHQKKLFPYNPEVLLKRLRRFQEFCCQEKGFHGLNTE; from the exons ATGGGCTTCTGTTGCCATTTCCaaagagaaggagaaggagattCTAATCGCTTCTTCTCAG AGGTGAAACGTGCTCCCAACGAAGAGCTATTGTGTGGTTCGAACCAGCATTCGTCCGTCGATCAATGTCTGCCTAGAATCGTCAGCGAGATG ATGGTTTTGTTGACTGTCAAGAGCGAGTTTGTTCAACATGTGGCTGTCAATGCTCTTGCCTTAACTTCACAGTTTGTGCACACAACG GGGAACAATTGGGCGGGGTTCATTAATTTTTTGTGCTGTTGGTTGGAAATGCCGATTACTAAGATGATCTCATGTTCGTCTGGGTCTTCTTTTGGAACTGAAAATAGTGAATTTGATTGTTCTGATGTTGAGTTTCTGATGCAATATGGGATTAAGAATTTTGATTGGTCTACTCTGGCTGGTGTTGTTCGAGTCCTGCGTgttatatgtaaatatttggaGGAGGACTATGACGATGGCCTTGTCAAAGTGTACCATGATTCTGTCAATTCTTGTCTCCTAAAGATGCCGTGGGATTTGTTGGACAAGTACTGGAGTTGTGAGTTTGGTAGCAAGAAAACCAGCTCTTCTATCAATCAAGTGCATCTTAATATGTTCAGTGTTATGGAGCCTGTTATGAATTTTCTTGGGACTTTTCTTCAGTTTCTATGCTCCTTGGTTGACCGGAATGATCTAGTGGAAACTGATTGTGATTCTATTGATAAACATCCACTTTTTGTTACAGTAGTGAATTTTGTACCTAGACTTGCAAAATGGTGTCTCAGCAAGCAAGAAGATAATGCTGATACAGGCATCATTAATTACTTGAATCACAAGCTGCTG ATCCTTATGATCAGACTTGGTTCACTCACAGGTCTAGACCATCGAATCCGTTTTTCTTGGATTGAACTCCTTCATAACTACTTTGAAGAGTTTTTGCAGCTACCCTTAACTCAATTTCACTCTGATCAAATTAATTGTCTGGAAGGCTCTCCATTTTTATTGAGTTTGTCTGATGGAAAAGCATCTCTGACACATTCTGACCACCTACAAAGACAAGCTGTTTACCTCTTACTGGCTTGTTCTTTCAGTTTGATCAGTCAAAGAGGAGAAAATGCAAACCACTGTAATTGTTCAACTTTGTGCTCCTGTTTTCCCACTAACCCATATTCAGAACATGATTGCTTCTGCATGAGAAAGGGATTTCTAGAACTTTACAAGTGGATTCAAGGACATCTTCCTACTGCAATCTCCATTAACCATGAGAACTACTTGGAGATATGTATGAACTTCATGTCATCTTTTGTCAAGCTATATCTTCGTGAG GATGATCTATTGTTTGAAGTGCTTTTGCTATTGTTTAGCATATCATCCTGTCTCCAGCAACA GTCTGAAAGAAAGGATGCTGTTTATCAGGATGTAATGAAAGATTTTCCTTTGGCGCTGTCAGACATTTTTAAGCCTGTGTACCTTTTCCATCTGTTCCTTTGCGAG ATACATTATGATCACCAAGTGCTTCTAGATTATCTCATTTCAAAAGATACTGGAATAAGCTGTGCTAAATATCTTTTAAG ATGCTTGCATTTGATATGCAACTCATGGAAGTTATTTGTGGAATTTCCATTATTTGGAGAAATTTTGGATCAATCATCTTGCAAGAGAAGAAAAATTGTAGGGGATGGTGTGCAGTTGCTAGCAGCAGATGGAATGCCTACGTCAGTTGACAACAGCGGAAGTACCATGTTGCATatcaagaattataaagaagACAGTGGAAGTGGCTTCAAGTGCTACAATATCAAACCATTCAAGAAAGCTGCAGAATGTTTACTATCTTTGAACAATTCTGTTTATAATCTTCATCAAAAGAAGTTGTTTCCTTATAATCCCGAAGTGCTTTTGAAACG TCTAAGAAGATTTCAAGAGTTCTGCTGTCAGGAAAAGGGATTCCACGGACTAAACACTGAGTAA